In Holophagaceae bacterium, the sequence AGCGCGCTATGACGGCTACCGGGAACGGGAGGCCCGGCTGCTGCACCACCATCGGGACTGGGATGGCGTGGACATCCCGCAGGATTTTCCCATCGAGACCCTGCTGAGCTTCAGCAACGAAGTGCGGGAGAAATTCAAGAAGCACCGTCCCGAGACGCTGGGCCAGGCCTCGCGCATTCCGGGCATCACGCCGGCCGCCGTGACCCTGCTGCACCTGCTGATCGAGAAACGCCGCAGCGCCTGAAACCGGAAGTCAACCTTCCACGATCTCTTTCAGGTAGGCCCGGAATTCATCTTTCAGGTCATCCCGTTTCAAGGCGAATTCCACATTCGCCTTCAGGTAGTCCAGCTTGTTGCCGGTGTCATACCGCTTGGCGGGAATCCGGGCCGCCACGAGCTGGCCTTCATCGGCCAATTTCTTGAGGGCGTCCGTGAGCTGGTATTCGCCGCCGACACCGGGTTTCAGGTTGGCGAGATGGTCGAAAATCCGGGGCGCGAGGACGTAGCGGCCCACCACGGCGTATCGGCTCGGCGCCTCGCCCATGGCGGGTTTTTCGACGATCTGGGTGACGGCCCAAGGACCCTCGGGATGTCCGGGGCCATTGATGATTCCGTACCGGGAAACGTGGTCCAGCGGCACTTCCTGCACCCCGACGACGCTTTTCCCCGTGGCCTCGAAAGCCCTGATGAGCGCTTCGAGCGCGGGGCCGTCGTCGTCGAAAACATCATCTCCAAGCAGCAGCGCGAATGGTTCGGATCCCACCGCGTGCCGCGCGCAAAGCACCGCGTGGCCGAGGCCCAGGGGCTCGCCCTGCCGGACGAACGTGAACTGGCCGAGGCCCGTGATGGCCCGGACCTGATCGAGGTCGCCCGTCTTTCCCCGCCGCCGGAGCATGTCCTCCAGTTCGAAGGCCACGTCGAAATGGTTCTCGATGGCCTGCTTGCCGCGTCCGGTGATGAGCACGAGGTTCTCCACGCCGGCGCGGATGGCCTCTTCCACCACATACTGGATGACGGGCTTGTCCACCAGGGGCAGCATTTCCTTGGGCTGGGCCTTGGTGGCGGGCAGGAACCGGGTGCCGAGGCCTGCGACCGGGATGACGGCTTTGCGGATGGCGTTCATGGCTCCATCATCGCATTCTTGGTTTTGGATGCGCGGATGAAAACCAGTCCAGAACCTTGAAAAAACTGGGTTTGGCGTCGTGGTGGGCCACCCCAACCGGAACACCGGCGCGGTTTCAGGAAAATTTCCACTTGCACTGCTCCACCCAGGTGTTACTCTAATTTTCCTGCCGCGATCGAGGTTGCGGATAGGGAAGGGGCGAGATGCGCCCGCGTGTCCGAGTTTTGGGTATGCGAGGCGGGTCGAGGGTTCCGAGGCATCTTTGAAAACCGGATAAAGAGAATGGAAGCCAAAACGGTTTCATCGGCGCTTTAGGGTGCCGGAGAGCCAAAAGACTGGGCTGTCGAAAGATGGACCAGCAAAGAAGCAAGCGTCCTGGATGATGTGTCATCCAGGTAGAGCTTAAGAGATTAAACATGAGAGTTTGATCCTGGCTCAGAATGAACGCTGGCGGCGTGCCTAACACATGCAAGTCGGATGTGCCGCAAGGTGCATGGCAGACGGGTGAGTAACGCGTGGGGAATCTACCTCTTTGTGGGGAATAACGCTCCGAAAGGAGTGGTAATACCGCATGAGATCCATGGCTGGGATGCTGTGGATGAAACCTGGGGATCGCAAGACCTGGGGCAAGGAGAGGATCCTGCGTCTGATTAGCTAGTTGGTGAGGTAACGGCCCACCAAGGCAACGATCAGTAGCCGGCCTGAGAGGGTGATCGGCCACACTGGAACTGAGACACGGTCCAGACTCCTACGGGAGGCAGCAGTGGGGAATTTTGCGCAATGGGCGAAAGCCTGACGCAGCAACGCCGCGTGGGTGATGAAGGTCTTCGGATCGTAAAACCCTGTCGTCGGGGACGAAGGCGGACTTGTTAATAGCGAGTTTGCTTGACGGTACCCGGAGAGGAAGCCCCGGCTAACTCTGTGCCAGCAGCCGCGGTAATACAGAGGGGGCAAGCGTTATTCGGAATTATTGGGCGTAAAGGGCGCGTAGGCGGTCGTTTAAGTAGGATGTGTAATCCCCGGGCTTAACTTGGGAACTGCATCTCATACTGGGAGGCTAGAGTACTGGAGAGGGTGGTAGAATTCCACGTGTAGCGGTGAAATGCGTAGAGATGTGGAGGAATACCAGTGGCGAAGGCGGCCACCTGGACAGTAACTGACGCTGAGGCGCGAAAGTGTGGGTAGCAAACAGGATTAGATACCCTGGTAGTCCACACTGTAAACGATGAACACTTGGTGTGGAGGGAGTTGACCCCTTCCGTGCCGTAGCTAACGCGTTAAGTGTTCCGCCTGGGGAGTACGGTCGCAAGGCTGAAACTCAAAGGAATTGACGGGGGCCCGCACAAGCGGTGGAGCATGTGGTTTAATTCGACGCAACGCGAAGAACCTTACCTGGGCTTGAACTGCTATGGACCGGTACAGAGATGTGCCTTTTCGCAAGAACCGTAGCAGAGGTGCTGCATGGCTGTCGTCAGCTCGTGTCGTGAGATGTTGGGTTAAGTCCCGCAACGAGCGCAACCCTTACCCTTAGTTGCCAGCGGGTCATGTCGGGAACTCTAAGGGGACTGCCCGGGTTAACCGGGAGGAAGGTGGGGATGATGTCAAGTCATCATGGCCCTTATGTCCAGGGCTACACACGTGCTACAATGGGCGATACAAACCGTTGCGAAGTCGCGAGATGGAGCTAATCGGAGAAAGTCGCCCTCAGTTCGGATTGCACTCTGCAACTCGAGTGCATGAAGGTGGAATCGCTAGTAATCGTGTATCAGAACGATACGGTGAATACGTTCCCGGGCCTTGTACACACCGCCCGTCACATCACGAAAGCCGGGAGCACTTGAAGAGGCTGAGGTAACCCGCAAGGGAGCTAGGTCTCAATGGTGAACTTGGTGATTGGGGTGAAGTCGTAACAAGGTAGCTGTAGGAGAACCTGTGGCTGGATCACCTCCTTTCTAAGGAGAGCTGTTCGTAAGAACGGCGTAAGGTCAACGTTTCCATTCGCTGTGCTTGTCTAAAGCACAACATTTATCCGGTTTTCAAAGATGCCTTGGGGTATTCCCGAGGATCTTTGATGGACTTCGCGAGGGGAAATTCCCGCGGGCCCGTAGCTCAGCTGGGAGAGCGCCTGGTTTGCATCCAGGAGGTCGTCGGTTCGAACCCGGTCGGGTCCACCAACGGGGCCCCCTCCGCAAGGCGAAGCCGAGCGGGAGGACAGGACTAGATGTCCTGTTCGATCGGGGGGTAGTCACGTCGATAGGGCCTATAGCTCAGTCTGGTTAGAGCGCACGCCTGATAAGCGTGAGGTCGGTGGTTCGAATCCACCTAGGCCCACATTCCTGACGCAAAAGACTTTGAGGTCAGGAGCAAGGTTATTTGCTTTTGACCTCAGCTCAAGGGCTGAATGAAGAGAATTCTTTGACAATCAAATAGAGAAATAAGAAGGGTGATCCACAGGGTTTTTAGGACCCGGTGGGCTTAAGGCGAGTAAGAAACTAGGTTATAGATCGAAAAACTCATAGAAGTCCTTCCGGAACGTAATCAATGGAATTCATTGATGGAAGGTCAAGTGATTAAGGGTTGACGGTGGATGCCTTGGCTGATGGCTGCGATGAAGGACGTGGTAAGCTGCGAAAAGTCTCGGGGAGTTGCACGCGAACGGTGATCCGGGAATGTCCGAATGGGGGAACCCTCCTAGGTGAAAGCCTAGGAATCTCTTTGCTGAATACATAGGCAGGGAGAAGCGAACCTGGGGAAGTGAACCATCTCAGTACCCAGAGGAAAAGAAAACAATAGTGATTCCGGAAGTAGCGGCGAGCGAAACCGGAAGAGCCCAAACCTTTTACGTGTAAGCGGCAGGCGTTGCGTAGAGGGGGTCGTGGGACCTACAGGCTGAAGCTGCCCTTCAGCACAGAGTTACAAAGTTGGCGTTTAGCGGAACGGTTTGGAAAAGCCGGCGAAACAGGGTGATAGCCCCGTATGCGAAAAGCGACCAATCTCTGAGTGGAGTTCCCAAGTATGCCGGGACACGAGAAATCTTGGCAGAATTTGCCGCGACCATGCGGTAAGGCTAAATAGGTCCATCAGACCGATAGTGAACCAGTACCGTGAGGGAAAGGCGAAAAGAACCCCGATGAGGGGAGTGAAATAGAACCTGAAACCGTCAATCTACAAGCAGTGGAACCACTATTGTTTACAAGTGGAACCGCGTGCCTTTTGCATAATGAGCCGGCTAGTTATTTTCAGTGGCGAGGCGAAGTCGATGAGGCGAAGCCGAAGGGAAACCGAGTCTGAATAGGGCGAATAGTCGCTGGGAATAGACGCGAAACGGGATGATCTATCCTTGAGCAGGATGAAGTCCGGGTGACACCGGATGGAGGTCCGAACCAGTATGGGTTGAAAACCGTTTGGATGACTTGAGGATAGGGGTGAAAGGCCAATCAAATTCCGTGATAGCTCGTTCTCCCCGAAATAGCTTTAGGGCTAGCGTCGGATGTTTCGTCGTGCAGGTAGAGACCTGAATGGACTAGGGGGGCACACCCGCTTACCGAATCCAACCAATCTTCGAATGGCACGCCGTGAAGTCCGGCAGTCAGACTACGGGTGATAAGATCCGTAGTCGAGAGGGAAACAACCCAGATCGCCAGCTAAGGTCCCAAAATATATGCTAAGTGGAAAAGGATGTGGATGTGCTTAGACAGCCAGGAGGTTAGCTTAGAAGCAGCTATCCTTTAAAGAAAGCGTAATAGCTCACTGGTCAAGCGGGTCTGTGCCGACAATTCAACGGGGCTCAAGCATATTACCGAAGCTGCGAACGAAAGTGGTAGGGGAGCATTCCCTACGTCTGCGAAGGTTGACCGTAAGGACAGCTGGAGACATGGGAAGAGACTCTGTCGGCATAAGTAGCGTAAAGACAGGCGAGAACCCTGTCCGCCGTAAGACTAAGGTTTCCAACGCAAGGTCAATCCGCGTTGGGTTAGTCGGGCCCTAAGCCGAGGCCGAGAGGCGTAGGCGATGGAAAGCTGGTTAATATTCCAGCACCATGAATATCTCGTTTGTACGATGCAGGGACGCAGGAAGGTAGTCGCGCAGGTCTATGGAATGACTTGTGAAACCTGTCAAGGGTGGCGCTTAGGGAAGTCCGGGCGCCGTGAAGCTCAAGACTTGTGACGAAAGGCGATGATCCTACACTGCCGAGAAAAGCTGCTAAGGAGAGGTATTTGTGTCCGTACCGCAAACCGACACAGGTAGTCGAGGAGAGAATCCTCAGGCGTTTGAGTGATTACTGCTGAAGGAACTCGGCAAATTAACCCCGTAACTTAGGGAGAAGGGGTACCCCGGTAGGGTTCATAGCCCGAGGGGGTGGCACATAAATGTTCCAGGCGACTGTTTAACAAAAACACAGGTCTCTGCAAACTCTCAAGAGGAGGTATAGGGGCTGACACCTGCCCGGTGCCGGAAGGTCAAGAGGAGCGGTTAGCGCAAGCGAAGCTGCGAATTTAAGCCCCGGTGAACGGCGGCCGTAACTATAACGGTCCTAAGGTAGCGAAATTCCTTGTCGGGTAAGTTCCGACCTGCACGAATGGTGTAACGATCTGGAAACTGTCTCCAGCAGGAGCTCAGCGAACTTGTAGCACCGGTGAAGATGCCGGTTACCCGCACTTAGACGGAAAGACCCCGTGCACCTTTACTACACCTTGACATTGAGGTTGGCATTGTGCTGTGCAGGATAGGTGGGAGACTTTGAAACTGGCTCGTTAGGGTCGGTGGAGTCAACGTTGAGATACCACCCTGCGCAATGCTGATCTCTAACCCACGCCCGTGATCCGGGCGGGAGACCGTGTCAGGCGGGTAGTTTGACTGGGGCGGTCGCCTCCAAAAGAGTAACGGAGGCGTACGAAGGTTCCCTCAGGCTGTTTGGAAATCAGCCGCAGAGCGCAATGGTATAAGGGAGCTTAACTGCGAGTCAGACACGACGAGCAGATGCGAAAGCAGGTCATAGTGATCCGGTGGTCCCGCATGGAAGGGCCATCGCTCAACGGATAAAAGGTACGCCGGGGATAACAGGCTGATCTTGCCCAAGAGTTCATATCGACGGCAAGGTTTGGCACCTCGATGTCGACTCATCACATCCTGGGGCTGAAGCAGGTCCCAAGGGTTCGGCTGTTCGCCGATTAATAGTGGTACGTGAGTTGGGTTCAGAACGTCGCGAGACAGTTCGGTCCCTATCTAGTGTGGGCGCAGGATATTTGAGAGGATTTGTCCTTAGTACGAGAGGACCGGGATGAACTGACCTCTGGTGTTCCAGTTGTGTTTCCAAATGCAATGCTGGGTAGCTATGTCGGGAAGTGAGAAGCGCTGAAAGCATCTAAGCGCGAAACACCCCTCAAGATGAGATATCCCCACGAGACCCGTCGAAGACCACGACGTTGATAGGTCGCATGTGTAAGTCCCGTAAGGGATTTAGCTAAGCGATACTAATCGGTCCATCGACTTGATCCTTCCATCAATCAATTCCATTTCCAATGGTGGCAACCCGCCACCGCACGGACTTCCAAGAGCAACAACCGAGCGAAACCGAGGTTTCCTCTCGCCCACACCCTTCGATCTTTCTCACCTTTCGTCGCGGCTATACCCCGGGGGTCACACCCGTTCCCATCCCGAACACGGCCGTTAAGACCCGGAGGGCCGATGATACTGCGTTTCTAAACGTGGAAAAGTAGGTCGCTGCGACGTTAAAAACCAGAAGCCCCACACTCAAGTGTGGGGCTTTTTAATGTCCAAAATCGAAAAGTTATTTCATCGAATCATATTGTTTTTTAAGTGCTAAATATTGCTGATAGACCGCGGTCATCTCCCGGGAGGTGGCCGCGTCGTGGCCCCCGCTGCGGTCCAATTGGGCTTTGAGTTGGCGGTGCCGCTCCCGCAGCGCGTTGAGGCGCGCTTCCATGGTCTTGCGCGCTTCGCCCTGGGAGGGCGGAATGAAGGGGGGATAGATCGGTCCACCGGTGTAGGCAGGGCGGCCAGCGGCCGTGTAGTGCCGGGTGGGCATCGGCTTCAGCACTGGCTTTGGAGGAGGCGGCTTGGGATCCTCCTTCAGCGTGACCTTGCAGGAGCCGCTGCGCTTGCGGGAAAGGCGGTCGGTGGCCTGCACCGTGAGGCTTTCGCTCTTGGTGGCCTTGCGGGTGATGCTTCGGCTTGTCAGCCCCAAAGGCGCGCCATCGGCGTACCAGGCGTAGGTATAGAGGCTCTCGCGGTTCTGCGCCGAGGGCGTGTCGAAAGCGCCGCCCTTCGGATTCGCCGAGACGGTGAAGGTATCGCCCTTTTTGGGTGTCTGGACCATCGGGACGGTGGTGACCACGAAATCATGGCCTTCGAGCGCCGCGTTCACCGCCTTCTCCAGTTCCTGGACCTCGTTGGCGGCCTCGTCGAGATCCGTCGGCACGCCGTCCCGGCCGGTGATCCGCATATCGCCGAAGCTGCCCTGGGGATAGTTCTGGCGGTATTCCTTGAAGCCTTTGATGATGTCCCGGAGCTGCGCGGCCGCGGTTTCCCGGTCCGCCGCGCTGCCCGTGCCCATCCGCTGCCGGAGGGTTTCCATCCAGTCGTAGTAGGACTGGAAACCGGCGCGCCATCCCGCGACCTCGTGGGGACAGCCCATGCCGAGCGTCCGGCGGATATTGGAGGCGATGACCGCGCGGGTGGTCTGCTGGGCATGCACCAGCTCATGTTTCAAGGTGGCGGTCCAGTCGGCCGTGGCCTTGTAATTCTGCTTGCCGTCCGCCCGGTGGATCTCCTGGAGGAGTTTGGGGTTGAGGGTGATCACATGGGTGTCGGGATTGGTGTCGGCGTTGTCGTTGTCGGGCACCGGCGCGATGCGGACGCTGCCGTTCTCGAAGCCTCTGCGCACCGCGTCGGCATTGGCCTCGCCCTCCAGGCGGCGGACGAAGCCGACGATGGCGTTGACCGCAGCCTGCTGATCGGCAGGGACGCCCTGGGCGCCAAGCCGCAAGGGGATAAGCACCAGGCAGGCGAGGAAAGCTGCGCGGGATCCGAAGGGCATGGGACCTCCAGGACTGGAACGGAAAACGTGCTCCCCAGCATAGTCTCCCCTAGGGATTGTGGTGGATCCGAGGGGATATACTCCCGAAATGGGAGGCCTCTCCATGGCCCATTTGCGCGTCTTTACCCAGGATGGGGCCGAGGCCAGGGAGAGCCTATTCCAGTTGGAGCGGGACCAGGTGCTCATCGGCCGGGATCCCGCCTGCGATCTGGTCCTGCAGGGCATCGGGGCCTCCCGGCGCCACGCCGTCATCCAAAGGACCGCCACCGGGTGGCTGGTGGTGGACCAGGGAGGCGCCAACGGCACCCTGGTGCAAGGCCAGCGGATCGCCAGCCACGAATTGCGGAACGGGGACACCCTCCAGATGGGAAACTCCAGCTTGGTCTTCGAGGATGAACCGGCGGAGACGGCCGCTCCCCAATGGATCTGGTGCGCCCGCTGCGGAGCGCCCGCCCCGCTTGGAACCTGGGCCTGCGCGGGCTGCGGACAGCCTTTCGATGGGCCTCCCCAAGCCCGGCAGAGCCGGGAAAAGCAGGGCCGTGGCGGCTGCCTCTGGATCGCGGCCGGCGGGTGTCTCCTGGCGCTTCTGCTGGTGGCGGGCCTGGTCGCCTTCGTCCTCTGGCGCGCGGGCGGGATTGAAGGATTGACACGGCGCAGCATCAGCCCCGCACGCACGATGATTCAAGATTGAAGAGAGGCGGAAACCCGGCGAGCCCCGCCCAGGCAGGTGGGCCGCCCGCGCATTGACACCAGGCTGAGTCTGGGCGAGCCCAGCCGTTCCTGGTTACACTGAAATGCCCCCGCATCCTGGGGGCAGTGCTTTTTTTATGCTACGGAGCCCGCAATGCCGATCACCGTCCGCCTGCCTGACGACTCCCTCCGCCAACTGCCGGAAGGTGCGACGGGAACTACCCTGGCGGAGAGCATCGGGCCCCGGTTGGCAGAGGCTGCGCTGGGCATCCGCGTGAACGGCGGCCAGATCATTGATCTGGCAACTCCTTTGAACGACGGGGAGCAGGTGGCCATCGTCACGAGCAAGGATCCGGATTCCCTGGAACTGCTGCGGCACTCCGCCGCGCATTTGATGGCCCAGGCGGCCAAGCGGGTCTTTCCCGAAGCCAGGGTCGGCATCGGCCCGGTGATCGAAGATGGTTTTTATTACGATTTCTGGATCGAAAAACCCTTCACGCCCGAAGATCTCCTGGCGATCGAAGCGGAGATGCGCCACATCATCGATGAAGGCATGCCTGTGGTCCGGGAGGAACTCACGCGCGACGACGCGGTGACCCGCTTCGAGCAGCTGGGCGAGCCGCTGAAGGTGGAGCTGGTCTCCAGCATTCCCTCCGGCGAAACCATCACCGGCTACCGGCAAGGAGAGTTTTATGATCTTTGCCGCGGTCCCCATGTGCCCAACACGAACCGCATCAAGGCCTTCAAGCTGCTGAACACCGCCGGGGCCTACTGGCGCGGAGACGAAAAGAACCAGATGCTCTGCCGCGTCTATGCGACGGCCTTCCATACCCAGAAAGAGCTGGATGAGCACCTGCACCGCCTGGACGAGGCCAAGGCGCGGGACCACCGGAAACTGGGCAAGGAGCTCGGGCTCTTCTCCTTCCACCCCGAAGCGCCGGCCTCGCCCTTCTTCCATCCCAAGGGCGCGGTGGTCTACAACGAGCTGGTGGCCTACATGCGCGAACTCTACCTGCGTCACGGCTACAGCGAAGTCATCACGCCGCAGATCATCGACGTGTCGCTGTGGAAGACCTCCGGCCATTACGACAATTTCCGGGAGAACATGTACTTCACCTCGGTGGAGGAGCGGGAATACGCGGTCAAGCCCATGAACTGCCCCAGCCATTGCGTCATCTTCAGCACCGGCAAACACAGCTACCGCGACCTGCCCATCCGGCTGGCGGACTTCGGCCGGCTGCACCGCTATGAGCGGTCCGGCGTGACGCATGGCCTGACCCGCGTCCGGACCTTCTGCCAGGACGATGCCCACATCTTCTGTGCGCCGGACCAGATGAAATCCGAGATGGCCGCCTTCCTTGCGCTCATCCGGGAGGTCTACGAGGTGTTCGGCTTCACCGAAATGCGCGTGGCCCTGTCCACGCGCCCGGAGAAGCGCCTGGGCTCCGATGAAATCTGGGACGCGGGCGAGGGGGCCCTCGCGGAGGCCATGAACGAAGCGGGACTGGCCTTCCACATCAACCCGGGGGAAGGCGCCTTCTACGGGCCCAAGATCGAATTCCAGGTGCTGGACGCGCTCAAACGACCCTGGCAGCTGGGCACCCTGCAGGTGGACTACTCCATGCCCGCCCGGTTTGGACTCAAGTTCACCAAGGCTGACGGCACCGAGGAAGCGCCTGTCATGCTGCACCGCGCCATGCTGGGCAGCCTGGAGCGGTTCATGGGCATCCTCATCGAACACTGCGCCGGAGCCTTTCCCACCTGGCTGGCGCCGGTGCAGGTGGCCATCCTGCCCATCACGGACCGGGTGCATGAATTCGCCTCGGTCCTTGAGACGCGTTTCAAGGCCTTGGGGCTGCGGGTGGAACTGGATGGGCGGAACGAGAAGGTCAACGCCAAGATCCGCGATGCCCAGCTCCAGAAGGTCCCCTACATGCTGGTCATCGGGGACCGGGAGGCCGAGGCCGGCACGGTTTCGGTCCGGCACCGCCACAAAGGGGATCAGGGCGTGAAATCCGTGGACGATTTCCTGGCGGCGCTCCAAGCTGAAATCCAGGGCCGGGACCGGTAATCCCGAAAAAGATGATTGGAAAGAACCCGTTCCCTTGATAAACTTGCTGTTCTTTGTGTTAGTCCCTGTAGGAGGTTTGTTATCCGGTCCCTTGAAACCCGCATCAACGACGGTATCCGTACGCCGGAAGTCCGAGTCATCGACGAAGACGGAGCACAACTCGGAGTCATGTCGCCCCAACAGGCGATCCGCGTTGCTGAAGAAAAAGGCCTGGACCTCGTGGAAGTCTCTCCCACCGCCAAGCCTCCGGTATGCAGGATCATGGACTACGGGAAGTACAAGTTCATGGAAGCCAAGCGGGACCATGCGGCAAGGGCCAAGCAGAAAAACATCGTGGTCAAGGAAGTCAAATTCCGCCCCCGCACCGATGACCACGATTTCGAATTCAAGGTGAAGCACATCCTCCGATTCCTGGAGGAAGGCGATAAAGTGAAGGTGGTAGTCATGTTCAGGGGCCGCGAAGTGGTCCACCGCGACATCGGCTTCCGGATCTTTGAAGACGTGTTCAGCCGGATCCTGGACAAATGCATCATTGAAAAGCCCGCGGGCATCGACGGCCGCGACATGCACGCCATCGTCGCGCCAAGGCCCGTGGAAGTCCCCAAGAAGGCCAAGCCGGCCAAACCCGTCCAACCTTCTGCCGGGCCGAAAGAAAACGAAACGGTAACCACGAACGAGGTCCAAAATGCCTAAGCTCAAGACCCACAAGGGCGCCCAGAAACGCTTCAAGAAGACCGCCACCGGCCGCTTCAAGCGCGGCTGCTCGCACCAGCGCCACATCCTCACCAGCAAGACGCCCAAGCGGAAGCGCCAGCTGGACATGGGACGGATGGTCAGCGAGTCCGACACCAAGCGTGTCGCCGAAATGCTCCCCTACGCCTGATATCCTCCGGGGGTT encodes:
- the galU gene encoding UTP--glucose-1-phosphate uridylyltransferase GalU → MNAIRKAVIPVAGLGTRFLPATKAQPKEMLPLVDKPVIQYVVEEAIRAGVENLVLITGRGKQAIENHFDVAFELEDMLRRRGKTGDLDQVRAITGLGQFTFVRQGEPLGLGHAVLCARHAVGSEPFALLLGDDVFDDDGPALEALIRAFEATGKSVVGVQEVPLDHVSRYGIINGPGHPEGPWAVTQIVEKPAMGEAPSRYAVVGRYVLAPRIFDHLANLKPGVGGEYQLTDALKKLADEGQLVAARIPAKRYDTGNKLDYLKANVEFALKRDDLKDEFRAYLKEIVEG
- a CDS encoding FHA domain-containing protein — protein: MAHLRVFTQDGAEARESLFQLERDQVLIGRDPACDLVLQGIGASRRHAVIQRTATGWLVVDQGGANGTLVQGQRIASHELRNGDTLQMGNSSLVFEDEPAETAAPQWIWCARCGAPAPLGTWACAGCGQPFDGPPQARQSREKQGRGGCLWIAAGGCLLALLLVAGLVAFVLWRAGGIEGLTRRSISPARTMIQD
- the thrS gene encoding threonine--tRNA ligase; this translates as MPITVRLPDDSLRQLPEGATGTTLAESIGPRLAEAALGIRVNGGQIIDLATPLNDGEQVAIVTSKDPDSLELLRHSAAHLMAQAAKRVFPEARVGIGPVIEDGFYYDFWIEKPFTPEDLLAIEAEMRHIIDEGMPVVREELTRDDAVTRFEQLGEPLKVELVSSIPSGETITGYRQGEFYDLCRGPHVPNTNRIKAFKLLNTAGAYWRGDEKNQMLCRVYATAFHTQKELDEHLHRLDEAKARDHRKLGKELGLFSFHPEAPASPFFHPKGAVVYNELVAYMRELYLRHGYSEVITPQIIDVSLWKTSGHYDNFRENMYFTSVEEREYAVKPMNCPSHCVIFSTGKHSYRDLPIRLADFGRLHRYERSGVTHGLTRVRTFCQDDAHIFCAPDQMKSEMAAFLALIREVYEVFGFTEMRVALSTRPEKRLGSDEIWDAGEGALAEAMNEAGLAFHINPGEGAFYGPKIEFQVLDALKRPWQLGTLQVDYSMPARFGLKFTKADGTEEAPVMLHRAMLGSLERFMGILIEHCAGAFPTWLAPVQVAILPITDRVHEFASVLETRFKALGLRVELDGRNEKVNAKIRDAQLQKVPYMLVIGDREAEAGTVSVRHRHKGDQGVKSVDDFLAALQAEIQGRDR
- a CDS encoding translation initiation factor IF-3, which gives rise to MRSLETRINDGIRTPEVRVIDEDGAQLGVMSPQQAIRVAEEKGLDLVEVSPTAKPPVCRIMDYGKYKFMEAKRDHAARAKQKNIVVKEVKFRPRTDDHDFEFKVKHILRFLEEGDKVKVVVMFRGREVVHRDIGFRIFEDVFSRILDKCIIEKPAGIDGRDMHAIVAPRPVEVPKKAKPAKPVQPSAGPKENETVTTNEVQNA
- the rpmI gene encoding 50S ribosomal protein L35; the encoded protein is MPKLKTHKGAQKRFKKTATGRFKRGCSHQRHILTSKTPKRKRQLDMGRMVSESDTKRVAEMLPYA